The nucleotide sequence ttataacactataattataatttatgttAACATATAGAAGTCATAAATATAGCTATGAAACATCATTGAATTTGATCATCAAGTACCTCGTTGAATCTAATAACGAAGGATACATAAtgaaatttatgcataaaatatttTCGATAGCAATATAGTCGAATTCAATCATAAAACATCATTTGATTAAATTAATATGGTCATCAAGTGAATCCGCTCGTTTCCCGTGACATGAGACTTAGATGTACTAAACAAtcaaaattatttgatataatatataaCCCATCGATTAATGGAAAcggaatattataataaaatcatgtttggatCAGCGGAaatagagagtgagagagagagccaAAGCACTTTTGTCTTCTTGGCGCGGCGTAACACAGCACGAAAGGATGACCTTATCCGCCCTCGTAGCTCATCATCTCTTACCACTAATCATCTCTCGTGTTCGGAAAAGAGTCAGCAGTGGCATCCGACCACCAATAAGAAGGCATTCCACCCGCATCAAGTGGCTACGCCGAGCCACACGATCTGCGTCAACTTGGATATGATTACTTCACCAGAAACAGGTAAAAGGTCGGGTGGGTCCACTCGGATGCGACTCATCCCTAAATTTCCACTTTATGTGTTGGCTTTCTCTTATGACGAAGGTCGACGCCGTCTCGTGGTGACATGTGATTCCCACCCGTTAACGGAAGCCTCCAGGACGGTGGGCCCGAAAGCTCCTGTAAAGAGAGAGGTCTATTATTTATTAGTTCTGACATTTTGACGAACGACTTAAATGCCGGATAAGAGGAGCTAAACAGTTCACGAGATGATGCATGTCTGAAAAGAAAGGCCACACCTCAGTCCCGAGTCAGAGCCAACGGCAGGATGACGATAAAAATCTTCTGAGGCCATGAAGACGTGGTGCTCCATGTTTCTTCTCCGGTCGGTGCTGCCTCTTCCAATGGCCATCATCCtcgtgacatttgcaggaggcaccAATTCCACGTCGCAGCATCACGGCGTAGAGCTCCTCCTGAAGCAATTAGCTAGCTGGAGGCAGCACCAAAAGGAATCCATGCAAGGGGAGGCAACAACCCCGGGCTACCGGACTCTCGTGTCATGTCTTCTCTGCTTCATTGCCGCCTCGGTTTCAAGCGCAGGAGGGGTCGGCGGTGGCTCCTTGTTCCTCCCCATCCTCAACCTGGTGGCTGGATTAGACCTGAAGGCAGCCACCACGTACTCAGCCTTCATGGTCACGGGGGGTTCGATAGCCAACGTTCTGTGCAACCTCTTCTTCACCAGCGTCGGCACTGAAGCAACCGACCCACCGATCAATTATGAGATCGCTCTGCTCTCGCAGCCAAGCATGCTGCTAGGGGTCAGCCTGGGGGTCATCTGTAACATCATGTTCCCGGAGTGGCTCATCACCGTCCTGTTTGCCGTCTTCCTTGCGTGCTCTACTTTCAGGACATGCAAGGCTGGGGTTCGATGCTGGCACGCTGAGACCGAGGAGACGGAAACGACCGATGGACACGGACGGGAGAGGAGTGTGAatggcgcggaagaggctcttctcGGTGGTGCACAGAGTGGCAGGAGGATAAGGTTCCCTTGGAAGGACGTGGTGGTCTTGGTGATGATATGGGTCTGTTTCTTCCTTCTGCATGTCCTCGCAGGAGACAAACATGGGAAGGTGAGATTCTCCGGCTGTATTCCATCTTGCATGTCGTATGTCTTGCTTGACACTCGCAACATTTTGTCTGAACCGTCCACTAGTTGGATCACTCTCCTGTGGTCCGAGTGAGTTCTTCCCTCTCTTTCACGACAAGTAAAAGCTAATCTCACGTCGACGGGGCGTAGTCAGTCGAACATCGACAGCATGAAGCGCGGTCTGCTCTGTTTTGTTGGCTAATCGTTCTGCTGTTTAACTCAATATCGGCATTTCATTGATAGAGAAAATAAGCTCCGAAATGGTGTTTGATTGCTGCTTTTCTGAACTGCAAGTGCTCTTCAGGGTGCAATCAACTTGAAACCATGCGGAGTTGCATATTGGTTCATCACATTTTCTCAGGTCCCTTTGGCCATTGCTTTCACGGCATACGTGCTGTACGAGAAGAAGGATTCTCATCATCGGCAAGTAGACACCCAGGTCAGTCAACGTGCTTTCTTATTCTTTTGCTTCGATAGCCATCGATCACATCAGGAGATCACAGCAAACTCGCACAGGACAAAGCGCAAATAAGGATCCAGGGGTTGCCGGCGTTTGCATTTCCACTGGCGGCACTCTCGACAGGGGTTCTGAGTGGCCTATTTGGGATTGGTGGAGGACTCCTCCTAAACCCTGTGCTTCTGCAGATCGGGATACCTCCCCAGGTGAATTTTGAGGACACACATGGATTTATGTTCATCAGCTATGTAGACTTTGTCCGCTGATAACTCTTCTGCTTGCCCCTGATTTGTAGACTGCAGCAGCAACAAGCAGTTTCATGGTGATGTTCTCAGCTTCCATGACCACGGTCAAGTACATAATCCTGGGAATGATACAAGTCGATCGAGCTTCGGTCTATGCAGTGCTGTGCTTTGCAGCCTCGGCTATTGGATCGATGGCCATGAAAGGAATCGTACTGAAGTCGGGCAGAGTTTCTCCTATTGTGTTCACAGTCACCGCAGTGATGGCCGTAAGCACGACCACCATAATTTGCTATGGTGCGATTGATGTTTGGAGAGAGTGCACAGGTGGAAAGTATATGGGCTTCAAATCATCTTGTGAGAAATAAAATTTAATGTTAGGATTGAGATCAAGTATAGTTATTGATCGATAATATTAATCAGAGTTCAATTCAAATCTCGATATATCTTAATCAATGAATTAAGACCATAAAGTCTAACACATCTTGCTGGCAATGACAGGAGAAATATTGTTTTTTAACACCTAATGTTCATATTGATCTGTTCCTACCATCCCAATTATTTTATGTGATTATTTTTTACGCTGACTCGTGATTGACTGTCCGAAGAACTTTTTTGTGTTTAGTGCTGCTAGCTGTCGGTGAATGGGATTAGGtgatcaagaaaaagaagaagagtacTCGTGATCGAGGAAGAGACTGTGATGAAGAACAGTACTCGATTGCTGCGTACCCAATCCCCTTCCAAGCCTTACAGTTCTTccacgccaacagctaataccatTTAAGAAGCTGGGTTGGTACAAAAGAGCAGCAACACAGAACTATATCACATGAGGCACCCACTTGGGTTTAATGCAGGTCTAGCTGTTGGAGAATCGTTCTTATCTACTTCACATGGCATCCAACGATTCGATCTTGTTTCAGCCTACCCAAACAATTCTGCAAGTTTATGCCACATGAACTCGACTCCAAGAAGAAGAATCCCATGATCGTAGTAGCTATGCAAAGACTTTCTAGTGATTGATACATAGCTACTCCCATGGCTGCGTGCCTTCTACCAACTTCCAAGTATCTGTCATCCGGCATTTATCTTAGCAGCCCATCGCCTCCCTACTTATACCCCACCGCCTGCAAGACTACTTCGAAGGAAAGAAACCATCTCTTGAAAGATGGCGGCGACTTGGGGAGGATTCATCAACGTCGTGGCCTTGGCGGTGCTGGTTCAAGTTGCGGCCGCTGCAACTTACACTGTTGGAGGCTCGGAGGGAGGGTGGGATCTAAGCACAGATCTGCAGACGTGGGCGTCGGCTCAGACGTTTGTGCTTGGTGACAGCCTGAGTAAGTTTGCGATGTTATCAGCGCAACTCAGTTTCTGTTTGGCCGTAGGAATCTCTTCTATATAATGTTTATCCTTGTTGGTACCTCATGGAGCTCTGTAGCAGCGCTCATTCCGGTTAAATGTTGTTTGCAGGCTTCGCATACGCTCCATCCCATGATGTGGTGGAGGTAACAAAAGCAGAATACGATGCATGCACCGCAAGCAGGCCGATCCAATCTTACACAGGCGGGAGCACCGTCATCAAGTTATCGGCACCCGGGAAGCGACACTTCATCTGTGGGATCGCAGGGCACTGCACCGCAGGGATGAAGCTCGAAGTCGACGTTGTCtccgcagcggcggcggcggcggcgacgccaCCGCCCGTCCCGACACCAACGAACCCTGAAGCTCCTGCTGCTTCTCATGGACCTCGTTCACCGGGGAGTTCGCCGCTCGGCAGCGCCACGAGCACGGGTTCATCATCGTCGGAGCCACCTGCTGTAGACCTGGTTCTCGCTCCAGTTTCGCCACCTCCATCGCAATCTGCAGCCGACGGAGTTGGCCATCCAAAGCTTGCGATTGGACTCACCATGGGAATGCTGATGACTGTCGTTCTGTGACGACGTGTTCTTTCTTTTGCGTTTCCGATGCGACCGAAACTGTTCCGATGTGTGTCGGACATCGTTGAATTCTTTGACGGTAGAGTAGTTCGGAGATGTCATTGTTCTTGCATTCAAGGAAAATAACTTCGACTTCAAGTAAATATCATATATGTAAAAATAGAAAGTATATACTTTTTGAATAcgataatcaataaaatatcttataaacgaGAGAAAGCTCTACAACGTTactgtataatttttttttaaaatataaacaattaatgatattataaaattttatatatcattatatagaAGCTTGTCTACGATCATCAATGATATCTTAAATTTGTATGTCAAAATTTTTTTCTCTATAAATCATTTAGattaatcaatataaatttgtttctatctaaatttttatttaaaaaagtatTTTTATATCTATTTGATATAATCCAAAATTATAATGAGTCACTAATATCGTAAAAGATTCTTAACAAatctatcaaaaaaataaataaaatatctcattatgattaatattttatttatgagtAAAACTCTTAATCATAAATCTGATTTTATATCATTCGTCATTTAAGTCATGTTTAATCTTAATAACTCATACAttacatattttttataattattaggtaaTTTAATAAATTTCCCGACGTCAatgttatagtaaattttaaatgaaCCATATTAATAAGAAAGAGAATTAAAAATAATTACACTTGAAAGAACATCTGCACTCTCTGCCCTAATCTTTAAACTGCTTAACTGCAGAACAATAGAAATCCAAAAAACATCAATTCTGATAGCTACAGCAAAAGCCATCCCAGTAGAATATATGCAGGCCATAGGTCAAAGGTTTGCAGCAACTCATGCTTGTTTCATAAAGAGAGAAGgcatcaaaatcaaaagatgacAAACACATACATCACAGCATTTCCTGGGACTAAATAAATGCATTGCCATCTCGAGCCATCATGGAAACCAACCCATTCACAGATTACATTTGCTTCGCATCAGCCACCTCAGCTGCACGTAAATATCATGTTAAAAGACAGGGTGTAAGTCAATTGTTAAGGAAAAGCCATACATATCACGGAGTTCCCTAATCGGTTAATCTCAAGGTTACTGCGATCAACAATAATAAGCAGCACTGAGTGCAACGAGGAAAAGAAATGAAACTGCATAGACTGAATAACAAGAAGCATTTAAAACCACGTTTAATGAAGGCAACGGAAAACTGTGATACCCCATGAACCCTAAATCTTACTGCTCTGACAGAGAATTGATCGAGTACGAAAACCTCCATATCACTAATTAGCCTTCTCATGATTATGCTAATCTTATGTTAACCAGATTTACCTTCTTTATGAAAATTGCACCGAATGACGTCTCAGTAGAAGACCACACACAGAGTGACCATAAAACGACAAATTAAATCAATATCCTGTACTACATAACTCAACATAATTGCattggtgaaaaaaaaaaaaaaaacactacacAGAGCTCCAATGAACTTTCTGAGATCCAACTGCATGGTCACCATCCTTCTGGTGACCCGTATCCGAAATGACATTGACACATGGTTAATGTAAATCCACCAATTCGAGCAATctgcatttaaaaaaaatatatatatttcaatgaaAACAAATATTCTTCTAATCACAAGACGTGGATAAAGTTATTACGATAAACAGCAGCTCAAGATGATTTATACAATAAAAGAAGTCACCTTGGTGCTGATACAAACAGTAAAGACCATAACATGGAATAGATTCAAGTTcctgcttaatttttaatttattgtctAACTATTCAAAACAGTTAAACAAAGGGCTGGCATTGCAGTTAAATGTTTAGATAACTCAAAAAGCAGGAAACCAAATACTGATAAAAAAAATGTGCTTGCTTATCCATACCATGAAATGCACCATCCGCAAAATTTGCCTGATTGGTTTTATCCTACCGAAGACTTTCAGCAACCATGCTCTCAACTGGATTTTGTAGTTGATCGCATGGGGCGGGAATCATAGCAGGCATCTCGAGGGATCTTGATTGTAAAACTTGGTTTAACTGATTGCTAAGCACCTCTGAGTGGCTTTCAAGGAATGCATATGAATCTATAGTTTTAGCTGCAAGTGCTGCTGCAATACTGAAAATGCGGCATAGAGAGCTATAACGTTTTGCCAGTGATGATTGAGGAAAGCAATCAAATGAGAATATAGAGTCTTCACTTAAACCTCTGGTCTTTGCATCCTTCCTCCACCGCTTCAATATGTACTGCGGCGGAAGTTCTTTGATATTTTGAGTATCTAGCACTTTTAATACATGACAGCATTGAATCCCAAGAAACTCAAATTTCTTGCAACTGCAAGTCACAGAACCATCAAAAGAATCAGATTTCACCAAATGATCCATAGCTTTCTCCTCGATCATAACCTTGTATTCAGATATTGTCCCTACTTCATTGCAACCATACAAAATACAATCCATGTACAGTTCAAATTCCCTTTCAAACATTTTATATGCAGCTGGAGTGTAAACATTTGCAGCTTGCCTCAGCATGCGCATAGGTGGTGGCTTTTGGTTACTCTGGTTAGCATTAATATCAGCTTGTAGTTCAGCACATCGTTTCTCGGATAGTATTCTTTCATAATGCTCAAAAAAGCCCAGTAGTTCAGTTTTGTTGCATAAATATTTCTTTAGCTCAGTATTCATGCTCTCCTTCTGTTGAGCACTCTTCATATCCGCATAAAATGTTTCTCGTCCATATACCAACGCCCATTTCTCTCTTTCCTCAAACAGAGTAGCCATCCATTTATTGTCTATAAGATCATACTTACCACACATTGCTTCCCATTCTTTCAAAAACTCCTCCTCATCTTCACAATCAAAGAGGCATCTCCTGAAGTCATATCCTAAAGTTCTCGATCCATGAAATACTTGACTTAGTTGTACAATAGCATTTTGGTAAATATGCCAAACACAGTAGCGATGGTTTGTAGCTGGCAAAACTGCAGCTATCGCCTCACTTAACACAGCACAACGGTCCGTTAAGATTGTCTtaggctgttttccactcattgcTGTCTTGAAACTCTCCAACAACCACTTCAAAGATTCCACgctttcatcataaagcaaagcaGCACCAAAAATAACGGTCTGTTTATGATGATTAGTACCGGTAAATAATGCAAACGGCCGATCATAATCAAGCACCTTGTAGGTCGTGTCAAAGCATACAACATCACCAAAGTAACAGAAGTCCATTACAGACTTTGCATCTGCCCAAAAGACATTGGTTAAATTGTCATCCTTATCAACTTGTATTGCATAGTAGAATGATGAGCTATCTTCTTGCATCCTTTGCAGATACTCCAATGTAGCACCAGCATCACCCATTTGAATAGCCTTCATTCGCTTAGATCTTAGATAGTTTTTATAACCTGGAGGAACCAAGGTACTACATTGTGGACTATTGATGTGCTTCTGGGCATCATCATCTGCAGATTCATTGACTGTGTTCAAAACATGATCTGCACCATTTTCTGCAGTCTCAGACGTCAAGATCTCAGCGGATGATGGAGCTTCTAGCTGATGGTTATGAAAAGTAACAAATTCAGTTACGCGATATTTGCCAGTTGATGATATTCTAATGACCATACAGGCAGGACAACCAGTTCTAAATTCTTTTCGTGGTTTCTTTactctcttttctccttttttctgCTCACGGAATCCTTCTCTTGAGCAAACAAACATCCTTCTAGTGACTACATTTTCGGCACTAATTGTTGCACTTGTTTTTCGAACACGGAATCCCATCCTTCCAGCATATGCACTGTAGAATTCATAGGCCTCATCTTCACTTTCAAACTCCGGTAGCCTCACTGTATCATCCACCAAATCCGCTCTTGCAACTCGAGCATTGCGCCTCAGCTTCTTCGCCCTCAATTTATCATAGGTAGCTACCATTGCAAGTTGATGGTTGTGGTTTGGTACAAATTCTGTCACGCGATATTTGCCATTAGGTGTAAGCCTAATGGTCATGCATGCTGGGCAACCAATTCTTGTTACAGGTCGTGGACACTTGGcctctttctctccttttttctTCTCTCGAAAGCCTTCTCTCGAGCACACAAATGTCCTCTTAGTGATGATATTCTTTGTTGATACTGTTGACTTTGATCTTCGCACAATGAAACCTTCATTCTCAGCATATGTATTATAGAAGTCGTATGCATCAGTTTCACTGTCAAACAACATATCAACCCTTGGTAGCCATTTTGCATTACTAGCATCCCCCAGTATAGTAGTAACGCCAGCACTTGCCATGTCCGCCATCCTTTCCTATCCATCCACATAAATTCAAGCTGAAATATTTGGATGTAACAACAAAAAGTACAGTAACAGAAATGTTCTGACTAAACAGACATAAGATGCATTGCCAGGAATATTTACGTTTTACTTGCAACAAATAGCCATGCACAGTTAAAAAATTCTCTCACAAGATTATAGAACCCATCTAAGAATGTTGAGCAAAAAGTCACAGTAGGGATGCTCCTTTGCTACTTAGGTGACCTTAAATCATGCAAACATCTCTGCTCGTGGGGGGTAAGATCACATACATTGATGCCGCTCGGTACCTGCACCACTAGAAGCCTTATGTATTGGGTTGCATTTTTGTCTGGTACCTCCTTTATATTAAAGGTCACCAACATACTAGAGATTATGTCTATTTAATTCAAAATCAACACAAATGCAAATAAAAAACAATTTGATGAGAGGTACCAATTGCCTCCTCTTATTATAGGTTCAAAGATAAATGGCTTCATGATTTTGAAGTTCTGGATTTTCAATAAGACATATTTAAATAAGCTTCGATTTAATTGTCAAATAGAATACTATCCAAAACCTTGAATCCTGAGGTAGCTCTTGATCTAAGcagcttttcttcctttttctgtcATTGTCAAGACTTCATCCACTAATCCATGCCCAAGTCTGATCAAACATCAGTACCTTAACTCCTTGACTTGCAAAATTGGTAGGAATTTGCCCAAACATGTTACCAGATGTGCACTCAACTGTCCTTATATATTTCAAATTTTACTTAGAGAAGCACCTGAATCATTTGGCATATGTGAAACCATCTTTCCATGGTCCTGTAGGGAAACATAAATagtcaaataagaaaaaaaaaaaggaagaacaagTACCTTGTCAGGATCATTTTGCACAGATGAATGTTCCGATGTTGATGGAATAGATGGTTGTGCAGCCCATGGTACTGTTGGAGACAATATGACAAGAGGGCTTGGCCACATCTGAACTAATGATTGTAGTGTAGGTGGATGGCCACCAACATGTACAGGTACATGTGTGACAGGTTGCACAGGAGTAAAAACTACAGCAGGGGCAACAGAAGTTTTCTTATTCCTCTTCCTACTGCAACCACCAAATGCATACATCTTCTCTGTCTTACTTTGTTGCAAGGAATCCTTCCAACCGGACCAATAGTTCTGCACACATTTGTTCTCACTCATTATTGACTACACAGTAAatatcatcaagaattttgaagaatAATTTATGTATGATAATGTGAAGTCGAACAAGCTACAGATGTCAAAAGACAATATTTTAGTAACCTGAGCCATCTAGACCACATTTGAAATGACTATGGTTACTTTTCTCTAACAACATACCGAAGGTATTACGCATCCTTCAAAGAGATTGACATTTTCATAGTGCTACGAAAAACCAACTAAATCCAACCCTCAAAGGGAGTTCAGCTTGTCAATCGTAACTTGCATCTACTCATTACTTTAAGGCTCTTTTTATA is from Musa acuminata AAA Group cultivar baxijiao chromosome BXJ1-6, Cavendish_Baxijiao_AAA, whole genome shotgun sequence and encodes:
- the LOC103986741 gene encoding sulfite exporter TauE/SafE family protein 5-like isoform X3, encoding MKTWCSMFLLRSVLPLPMAIILVTFAGGTNSTSQHHGVELLLKQLASWRQHQKESMQGEATTPGYRTLVSCLLCFIAASVSSAGGVGGGSLFLPILNLVAGLDLKAATTYSAFMVTGGSIANVLCNLFFTSVGTEATDPPINYEIALLSQPSMLLGVSLGVICNIMFPEWLITVLFAVFLACSTFRTCKAGVRCWHAETEETETTDGHGRERSVNGAEEALLGGAQSGRRIRFPWKDVVVLVMIWVCFFLLHVLAGDKHGKGAINLKPCGVAYWFITFSQVPLAIAFTAYVLYEKKDSHHRQVDTQQTRTGQSANKDPGVAGVCISTGGTLDRGSEWPIWDWWRTPPKPCASADRDTSPDCSSNKQFHGDVLSFHDHGQVHNPGNDTSRSSFGLCSAVLCSLGYWIDGHERNRTEVGQSFSYCVHSHRSDGLLLAVGEWD
- the LOC103986741 gene encoding sulfite exporter TauE/SafE family protein 5-like isoform X4, which codes for MKTWCSMFLLRSVLPLPMAIILVTFAGGTNSTSQHHGVELLLKQLASWRQHQKESMQGEATTPGYRTLVSCLLCFIAASVSSAGGVGGGSLFLPILNLVAGLDLKAATTYSAFMVTGGSIANVLCNLFFTSVGTEATDPPINYEIALLSQPSMLLGVSLGVICNIMFPEWLITVLFAVFLACSTFRTCKAGVRCWHAETEETETTDGHGRERSVNGAEEALLGGAQSGRRIRFPWKDVVVLVMIWVCFFLLHVLAGDKHGKGAINLKPCGVAYWFITFSQVPLAIAFTAYVLYEKKDSHHRQVDTQDKAQIRIQGLPAFAFPLAALSTGVLSGLFGIGGGLLLNPVLLQIGIPPQTAAATSSFMVMFSASMTTVKYIILGMIQVDRASVYAVLCFAASAIGSMAMKGIVLKSGRVSPIVFTVTAVMACC
- the LOC103986741 gene encoding sulfite exporter TauE/SafE family protein 5-like isoform X1; protein product: MKTWCSMFLLRSVLPLPMAIILVTFAGGTNSTSQHHGVELLLKQLASWRQHQKESMQGEATTPGYRTLVSCLLCFIAASVSSAGGVGGGSLFLPILNLVAGLDLKAATTYSAFMVTGGSIANVLCNLFFTSVGTEATDPPINYEIALLSQPSMLLGVSLGVICNIMFPEWLITVLFAVFLACSTFRTCKAGVRCWHAETEETETTDGHGRERSVNGAEEALLGGAQSGRRIRFPWKDVVVLVMIWVCFFLLHVLAGDKHGKGAINLKPCGVAYWFITFSQVPLAIAFTAYVLYEKKDSHHRQVDTQDKAQIRIQGLPAFAFPLAALSTGVLSGLFGIGGGLLLNPVLLQIGIPPQTAAATSSFMVMFSASMTTVKYIILGMIQVDRASVYAVLCFAASAIGSMAMKGIVLKSGRVSPIVFTVTAVMAVSTTTIICYGAIDVWRECTGGKYMGFKSSCEK
- the LOC103986741 gene encoding sulfite exporter TauE/SafE family protein 5-like isoform X2; its protein translation is MKTWCSMFLLRSVLPLPMAIILVTFAGGTNSTSQHHGVELLLKQLASWRQHQKESMQGEATTPGYRTLVSCLLCFIAASVSSAGGVGGGSLFLPILNLVAGLDLKAATTYSAFMVTGGSIANVLCNLFFTSVGTEATDPPINYEIALLSQPSMLLGVSLGVICNIMFPEWLITVLFAVFLACSTFRTCKAGVRCWHAETEETETTDGHGRERSVNGAEEALLGGAQSGRRIRFPWKDVVVLVMIWVCFFLLHVLAGDKHGKGAINLKPCGVAYWFITFSQVPLAIAFTAYVLYEKKDSHHRQVDTQQTRTGQSANKDPGVAGVCISTGGTLDRGSEWPIWDWWRTPPKPCASADRDTSPDCSSNKQFHGDVLSFHDHGQVHNPGNDTSRSSFGLCSAVLCSLGYWIDGHERNRTEVGQSFSYCVHSHRSDGRKHDHHNLLWCD
- the LOC135675592 gene encoding mavicyanin-like, with amino-acid sequence MAATWGGFINVVALAVLVQVAAAATYTVGGSEGGWDLSTDLQTWASAQTFVLGDSLSFAYAPSHDVVEVTKAEYDACTASRPIQSYTGGSTVIKLSAPGKRHFICGIAGHCTAGMKLEVDVVSAAAAAAATPPPVPTPTNPEAPAASHGPRSPGSSPLGSATSTGSSSSEPPAVDLVLAPVSPPPSQSAADGVGHPKLAIGLTMGMLMTVVL
- the LOC103986581 gene encoding protein FAR1-RELATED SEQUENCE 5 isoform X2, giving the protein MADMASAGVTTILGDASNAKWLPRVDMLFDSETDAYDFYNTYAENEGFIVRRSKSTVSTKNIITKRTFVCSREGFREKKKGEKEAKCPRPVTRIGCPACMTIRLTPNGKYRVTEFVPNHNHQLAMVATYDKLRAKKLRRNARVARADLVDDTVRLPEFESEDEAYEFYSAYAGRMGFRVRKTSATISAENVVTRRMFVCSREGFREQKKGEKRVKKPRKEFRTGCPACMVIRISSTGKYRVTEFVTFHNHQLEAPSSAEILTSETAENGADHVLNTVNESADDDAQKHINSPQCSTLVPPGYKNYLRSKRMKAIQMGDAGATLEYLQRMQEDSSSFYYAIQVDKDDNLTNVFWADAKSVMDFCYFGDVVCFDTTYKVLDYDRPFALFTGTNHHKQTVIFGAALLYDESVESLKWLLESFKTAMSGKQPKTILTDRCAVLSEAIAAVLPATNHRYCVWHIYQNAIVQLSQVFHGSRTLGYDFRRCLFDCEDEEEFLKEWEAMCGKYDLIDNKWMATLFEEREKWALVYGRETFYADMKSAQQKESMNTELKKYLCNKTELLGFFEHYERILSEKRCAELQADINANQSNQKPPPMRMLRQAANVYTPAAYKMFEREFELYMDCILYGCNEVGTISEYKVMIEEKAMDHLVKSDSFDGSVTCSCKKFEFLGIQCCHVLKVLDTQNIKELPPQYILKRWRKDAKTRGLSEDSIFSFDCFPQSSLAKRYSSLCRIFSIAAALAAKTIDSYAFLESHSEVLSNQLNQVLQSRSLEMPAMIPAPCDQLQNPVESMVAESLR
- the LOC103986581 gene encoding protein FAR1-RELATED SEQUENCE 5 isoform X1, producing MSSKNYWSGWKDSLQQSKTEKMYAFGGCSRKRNKKTSVAPAVVFTPVQPVTHVPVHVGGHPPTLQSLVQMWPSPLVILSPTVPWAAQPSIPSTSEHSSVQNDPDKERMADMASAGVTTILGDASNAKWLPRVDMLFDSETDAYDFYNTYAENEGFIVRRSKSTVSTKNIITKRTFVCSREGFREKKKGEKEAKCPRPVTRIGCPACMTIRLTPNGKYRVTEFVPNHNHQLAMVATYDKLRAKKLRRNARVARADLVDDTVRLPEFESEDEAYEFYSAYAGRMGFRVRKTSATISAENVVTRRMFVCSREGFREQKKGEKRVKKPRKEFRTGCPACMVIRISSTGKYRVTEFVTFHNHQLEAPSSAEILTSETAENGADHVLNTVNESADDDAQKHINSPQCSTLVPPGYKNYLRSKRMKAIQMGDAGATLEYLQRMQEDSSSFYYAIQVDKDDNLTNVFWADAKSVMDFCYFGDVVCFDTTYKVLDYDRPFALFTGTNHHKQTVIFGAALLYDESVESLKWLLESFKTAMSGKQPKTILTDRCAVLSEAIAAVLPATNHRYCVWHIYQNAIVQLSQVFHGSRTLGYDFRRCLFDCEDEEEFLKEWEAMCGKYDLIDNKWMATLFEEREKWALVYGRETFYADMKSAQQKESMNTELKKYLCNKTELLGFFEHYERILSEKRCAELQADINANQSNQKPPPMRMLRQAANVYTPAAYKMFEREFELYMDCILYGCNEVGTISEYKVMIEEKAMDHLVKSDSFDGSVTCSCKKFEFLGIQCCHVLKVLDTQNIKELPPQYILKRWRKDAKTRGLSEDSIFSFDCFPQSSLAKRYSSLCRIFSIAAALAAKTIDSYAFLESHSEVLSNQLNQVLQSRSLEMPAMIPAPCDQLQNPVESMVAESLR